From the Brassica napus cultivar Da-Ae chromosome A8, Da-Ae, whole genome shotgun sequence genome, one window contains:
- the LOC106427448 gene encoding DEAD-box ATP-dependent RNA helicase 34: MAAAKGNSDWRSVGGALDDENLVFETTKGIKPIASFDEMGMNDKVLRGVYDYGFKKPSEIQQRAVMPILKGRDVIAQAQSGTGKTSMIAISVCQIVNTSSRKIQVLVLSPSRELASQTEKTIQAIGVHTSIQAHACIGGKSIGEDIKKLERGVHAVSGTPGRVYDMIKRGSLQTKSVKLLILDESDEMLSKGLKDQIYDVYRSLPHDIQVCLISATLPQEILEMTNKFMTDPVRILVKRDELTLEGIKQYYVDVGEEEWKFDTLCDLYGRLVINQAIIFCNTRQKVDWLTEKMRSSNFIVSSMHGDKRQKERDEIMNQFRSFKSRVLIASDVWARGIDVQTVSHVINYDVPNNPELYIHRIGRAGRFGREGVAINFVKNSDMKTLRDIERYYGTKIREMPADLA, encoded by the exons ATGGCAGCAGCGAAAGGAAACAGCGACTGGAGAAGTGTAGGAGGAGCTTTGGATGACGAGAATCTTGTCTTCGAAACGACCAAAGGGATCAAACCCATAGCGAGTTTCGACGAGATGGGGATGAATGATAAAGTCCTTCGCGGAGTGTACGACTACGGTTTCAAGAAACCTTCTGAGATTCAGCAGAGAGCTGTGATGCCTATTCTCAAAGGACGTGACGTCATCGCTCAGGCTCAGTCCGGTACGGGCAAAACCTCCATGATTGCCATCTCCGTCTGCCAAATCGTCAACACTTCCTCCAGAAA gATTCAGGTTTTGGTCTTGTCTCCATCAAGGGAACTGGCTTCACAAACAGAGAAGACGATACAGGCCATTGGAGTACACACCAGTATACAGGCACATGCCTGCATCGGTGGTAAGAGCATTGGAGAAGACATCAAGAAGCTGGAGCGTGGTGTGCACGCTGTGTCCGGGACGCCTGGTCGAGTCTACGATATGATAAAGAGAGGGAGCTTACAAACCAAATCCGTCAAGCTTTTGATCCTTGATGAATCAGATGAAATGCTGAGCAAAGGTTTGAAAGACCAGATCTACGACGTTTACAGATCTCTTCCACACGATATTCAGGTTTGCTTGATATCTGCTACTCTTCCTCAAGAGATTCTGGAGATGACAAACAAGTTTATGACGGACCCTGTGAGGATACTTGTGAAGCGTGACGAGTTAACTCTCGAA GGGATTAAACAATATTATGTTGATGTTGGGGAAGAAGAGTGGAAGTTCGATACACTTTGTGATCTTTATGGGAGGCTTGTTATCAATCAAGCAATCATCTTCTGTAACACAAGACAAAAG gtggATTGGCTAACTGAGAAGATGAGGAGTAGTAACTTTATAGTCTCGTCAATGCATGGAGACAAACGTCAAAAGGAGAGAGACGAAATCATGAACCAGTTCCGGTCTTTTAAAAGCCGTGTCTTAATCGCCTCGGATGTATGGGCACGAGGGATTGATGTTCAGACA GTTTCTCATGTCATAAACTATGATGTACCAAATAACCCGGAGCTTTACATACATCGCATTGGACGAGCTGGTCGGTTTGGGAGGGAAGGTGTTGCGATTAACTTTGTGAAAAACTCTGACATGAAGACTCTTCGTGACATTGAGAGGTACTACGGTACTAAAATCCGGGAGATGCCTGCTGATCTTGCCTAA
- the LOC106427497 gene encoding E3 ubiquitin-protein ligase SIRP1-like, whose translation MDSRDDVTNPTPSPSCNLCGRLIPQSSTTVPDDLEIFSLCGDCKFLLLQDFGTTPPPPPLTRRQTSRRRRMRMRRRRSSSSRQGSSSESVADQPQQFTHLLSIARQSETSSHTTPNGSARWRVLSESESEDLDNLSNASFSLYRFSSLGGESDAASTDIEFDTDIDPMHAGLNQWNSDDEDREWEEEEGARHSRTPSESNSSVTRFDSLDLERTFRQRIIERRQALSRNIFTGLEDLEFSRYPGNVADYLDERGFEELLEQLADSDNSRRGAPPASLSCVRSLPRVIIREEGLDCAVCKEVFSLGNETTQLPCLHLYHPHCIVPWLGARNSCPLCRYELPTDDKDYEDRKQNVVDVVSEDSSSDDDGTEGGEEEDHDVVRGEGEAGVRSVSRGRWLFLAAAPVVSLVGVVLAMWLSNPQRRNIVFSHSQRGNRSRRWLPFF comes from the coding sequence ATGGACTCTCGAGACGACGTCACCAACCCAACCCCATCTCCATCGTGCAACCTCTGCGGAAGACTCATCCCTCAATCCTCCACCACCGTCCCCGACGATCTCGAAATCTTCAGCTTATGCGGAGACTGCAAGTTCCTCCTCCTCCAAGACTTCGGCACCacccctcctcctcctcccttgACCCGTCGCCAAACCTCTCGGAGAAGAAGGATGAGGATGAGAAGGAGGcgaagcagcagcagcaggcAAGGGAGCTCCTCCGAGTCCGTCGCCGATCAACCACAGCAGTTCACTCATCTGTTAAGCATCGCAAGACAGAGTGAAACCAGCTCTCACACGACTCCAAACGGTTCTGCGAGATGGAGGGTCTTGTCCGAATCCGAAAGCGAGGATCTTGATAACTTGTCCAACGCTAGCTTTAGCCTCTACAGGTTCTCTTCGCTTGGTGGTGAGTCTGATGCTGCTTCCACCGACATCGAGTTTGACACTGATATCGACCCTATGCACGCTGGTCTGAACCAATGGAACTCAGACGACGAAGACAGAGAatgggaggaggaggaaggagCAAGGCATAGTAGAACTCCTAGTGAGAGCAACAGCTCCGTGACTCGGTTTGATTCACTTGACTTAGAGAGAACCTTCCGTCAAAGAATCATAGAGAGGAGACAAGCGTTATCTCGCAACATCTTCACCGGTCTGGAAGATTTGGAGTTCTCTCGCTACCCTGGGAACGTCGCTGACTATCTCGACGAGAGAGGCTTTGAGGAGCTCCTAGAGCAGCTTGCTGACTCCGACAATTCCAGAAGAGGTGCGCCGCCTGCTTCTCTGTCCTGCGTCAGGAGTCTTCCGAGGGTTATCATCCGAGAGGAGGGGCTAGACTGTGCTGTCTGCAAGGAGGTTTTCTCACTCGGTAATGAGACCACGCAGCTTCCTTGTCTCCATCTGTACCATCCCCATTGTATTGTGCCTTGGCTTGGTGCTCGTAACTCATGCCCGCTGTGCCGGTACGAGCTTCCGACGGATGATAAAGACTACGAAGACCGGAAGCAGAACGTGGTTGATGTGGTGAGCGAGGATAGctcttctgatgatgatggcaCAGAAGGTGGGGAAGAGGAGGATCATGACGTAGTGAGAGGTGAGGGTGAGGCTGGTGTGAGGAGTGTTAGCAGAGGAAGATGGCTGTTTCTGGCTGCTGCACCTGTTGTGAGTCTGGTTGGGGTTGTGTTGGCAATGTGGCTTAGCAACCCACAGAGGAGGAATATAGTGTTCTCTCATAGCCAACGAGGGAACAGGAGCAGAAGATGGTTGCCGTTTTTCTGA